Sequence from the Aromatoleum petrolei genome:
GTAGTAGCCGCACATCAGCGCACGACCGACAAGCAGGGGCTGCCCGCCGGAGCGCTCGGCGCGCACGAGCGTCTTCACCTCGCCGCCACCCGACCAATCCAGCAGCAGTGGCTGGAAGGCCATGATGACGCCACGCAGGGCCGACATCGGGCGCCGTGCGCCCTTTGCCACCAGCGCGACGCGGCCATGATCGCGCGAGAAGACCTCGACGATGAGGCTGGTCTCGCGCCAGGGATGGGAATGCAGGACGAAGCCCGGCTGTCCGTCGACGCGCTGCTTCTGGCTCACGGCGGCACGCGTCCGCAGGTCTTATTCGTAGCCCAGGCTCTTGAGGGCGCGTTCGTCATCCGCCCAGCCGCTCTTGACCTTGACCCACACCTCGAGAAACACCTTGCCGTCGAACAGCTGCTCGAGTTCGACACGCGCCTCCGAGGCGATGCGCTTGAGCTGCTCGCCCCCCTTGCCGATGACGATCGCCTTGTGACTGGCACGGTCGACGACCACCGCGGCATGGATGCGACGCAGATTTCCTTCCGTTTCGAACTTCTCGATCTCCACGGCAATGCCGTACGGCAGTTCGTCTCCCAACAGGCGGAAGAGTTTCTCACGCAGGAATTCGGCAGCGAGGAACCGCTCGCTGCGATCGGTGACCTCGTCCTCGCCATACATCGGCGCGCCCTCGGGCAACAGCGGCGTCACCGCGCGCAGCAACTGCTCGACGTTGGTCCCCCGCTCAGCGCTGAGCGGGACGATCTCGGTGAAAGGAAAGGCATCCTTCACGCGCGCGATGAAGGGCAGCAGCTGGGTCTTGTCGGCAAGCCGGTCGACCTTGTTGATGACCAGAACCACATTTCCTTCCTTCGGCAGCACCTCGACGACCTTGCGGTCGTCTTCCCCGAAGCGACCGGCCTCGATCACGAAGAGCACCAGATCCACGTCGGCGAGTACTTGCGACACCGTCCGGTTCATCGAACGGTTGAGCGCATTGCGATGCTTGGTCTGGAAACCGGGCGTATCGACGAAGACGAACTGCGCCTCATCGTTCGTCAGGATTCCGGTGACGCGATGGCGCGTCGTCTGCGCCTTGCGCGACACAATACTGATCTTCTGCCCGATCAGACGGTTCAACAGTGTCGACTTGCCAACGTTGGGTCGGCCGACGATGGCAACGAATCCCGTGCGGAACCCTTCGGGCGCGGCGGCGGGCCCGCTTTCCGGGCCAATATTCTCGTTCATGACTTCCTCAACTGCGCCAGCGCGTTCTCGGCCGACTGCTGTTCGGCGGCGCGACGACTCGCGCCGCGCCCGGTGGTGCGGATCTTCAGCGCGTTGACCTCGCAGGTGACCTCGAATTCCTGCGCGTGCGCCTCGCCGTGCACCTTCACCGTCGTGTAGGTCGGGAGCGCCAGCCGGCGCCCCTGCAGGTACTCCTGCAGCGCCGTCTTCGGGTCCTTGGCGGCCACGCGGGGATCGATCTCTGCGATCAGAGGTGCATACAGGCGATCGATCACGGCCTTGGCCGCGTCGAAGCCCTGATCGAGGAACACCGCCGCGAAAGTCGCCTCCATTGCGTCGGCGAGGATGGAGGGCCGGCGGAACCCGCCGCTCTTCATTTCCCCCTCGCCCAGGCGCAGGTACTCGCCGAGTTCCAGCGCGCGGGCAATGCGGTGCAAGCCGTCCTGGCAAACCAGCGAAGCCCGCAGGCGGGACATCTCCCCCTCGCGCAACTCACCGAATCGTTCGAACAGCGCAATCGCGACGACGCAATTGAGGATGCTGTCACCGAGAAACTCAAGGCGCTCGTTGTTGGGTTGCCCGAAACTGCGGTGCGTGAGAGCCTGCTCCAGCAGCGCGCGGTTCCCAAACTGGTGCCCGATGCCTCGCTGGAAGCGATCAAGATTGACTGCCACTATCTTCCGATCGTCGTCGCTTTGAAGTCGATCAGCAGGCTGACGTTGGCCACCACCGGCACCTGGCGCGAATACTCGACGTCGATCACAACCTTGCCGCCATCTTTGCGAATGTCGAGATCGGCCCCGGTGACCGTGACCACGTCGTCGATCTGCCCGCGGCGCTCGAAACTCCGGCGCATGTCGGCGATCGACGCGCCGCCGTCGCCCTCATCGGCCACAAGTTTGATGATGCGCTGGATCGCAAAGTACTCATTCACCGCCGGAACTGCACGAAAGCCGATCAGCAGGACGAAGCCCAGAAGGCCGCCGACAACCAGTACGCTGATGGGGCTCATGCCCCGCTGCCATTTCATCATCCGCATGCCGTCTCCGTATCAGTGGAACCCGCCAATCCGTTTCATGTCGTTGAAGTTGAACCAGATGAAGAACGCCCTGCCGACGATGTTCTCATCCGGGACGAACCCCCAGACGCGGCTGTCGCTGCTCGCATCGCGATTGTCGCCCATCACGAAGTAATGCCCTTCGGGTACGGTGCAACGCACGCCGGACGTAGTATAGGTGCAGTTCTCCCGATGCGGATAATCAAGCACCTGCGGCACGAAGGGCGGCACGTCACGCTCGATCAGCACCGAATGCTCGACCGCGCCGAGCTTTTCCTGAAAACGCGGCGAGTAGTACAGGCGATCAGGATGCAGATAATCGTCCTGCGCGGTGATCGGCACCGCTTCGCCGTTGATGCGCAGACGCTTGTCGATGTACTCGATCCTGTCGCCCGGAAGCCCCACGACACGCTTGATGTAATCCATCGACGGATCGGCAGGATAGCGGAACACCATCACGTCACCGCGTTTCGGATTGTTCACCTCGATGATCTTCTTGTTGATCACCGGCAGGCGGATGCCATAGGTCCACTTGTTGACGAGGATGAAATCACCGACGAGCAGCGTCGGAATCATCGAACCGGACGGAATCTTGAACGGCTCGACGATGAACGAACGCAGGCCAAACACGATCAGGATCACCGGGAAGAAACTGGCACCGTACTCGACCCACCACGGCGCGGGAGCACCGGGAGCGCGACGCTTCTTGGCGTAGAAGCGGTCGATGACCCAAAGTATCGCCGTTGCCACCAGCAGCAGGAACAACACCAGCGCAAAATTCACACAGACTCCGTTTCGTCGCGATTCAACGCGGCACCCCGCAGGGCGGCACCGCCTACTTGCCTTCGTCCACCCGCAACACGGAGAGGAAGGCCTCCTGCGGAATTTCGACGTTTCCGACCTGCTTCATGCGCTTCTTGCCTTCCTTCTGCTTCTCGAGAAGTTTCTTCTTGCGCGAGATGTCGCCACCGTAGCACTTCGCGAGCACGTTCTTGCGCAGCGCCTTGATGGTCTCACGCGCGATGATGTGCGAGCCGATCGCTGCCTGGACGGCGACGTCGAACATCTGGCGCGGGATCAGCGAACGCAGCTTCGCCGCCACTTCACGGCCGCGATACTGTGCCGAGGCGCGATGCACGATCACCGACAGCGCATCGACCTTCTCGCCGCCGACCATCATGTCGAGCTTCACGAGATCCGCCGCACGGTACTCCTTGAACTCGTAGTCCAGCGAGGCGTAACCGCGCGACACCGACTTCAGCTTGTCGAAGAAGTCCATCACCACTTCGTTCATCGGCAGATCATAGATCAGCTGCACCTGACGGCCGTGGTAGCGCATATCGACCTGCACGCCACGCTTCAGGTTGCACAGAGTGATCACCGGACCGACGTACTCCTGCGGCATGAAAATCGTCGCCGTGATGATGGGCTCTCGAATCTCCGCAACCTTGGACAGGTCGGGCAACTTGGAGGGATTCTCGACATGAATCACTTCGCCGCTGTTCATCACGACCTCGTACACGACGGTAGGCGCCGTCGTGATGAGGTTCATGTCGAACTCGCGTTCGAGACGCTCCTGCACGATGTCCATGTGTAGCAGCCCGAGGAAGCCGCAACGGAAACCGAAACCCAAGGCCTGCGAGACTTCCGGCTCGAATTGCAGCGAAGCATCATTGAGGCGCAGTTTCTCCAGCGAATCGCGCAACTGGTCGTACTCGCTCGACTCGACCGGATAAAGGCCCGCGAACACCTGCGGCTTGATTTCCTTGAAGCCGGGCAGCGGCTCAGCGGCCGGCCGGCTCGCGAGCGTCACGGTGTCGCCGACCTTCGCCGCCTGCAGCTCCTTGATGCCGGCGATGATGAAACCCACCTCGCCTGCGGACAATTCAGTACGCGCAACCGAGCGCGGCGTGAACACGCCGACCTGATCGCACGGATACTGTGCGCCCGTCGCCATCAGGAGAATCCTGTCCTTCGGCCGCAGCACGCCGTCCACGACGCGCACCAGCATCACCACGCCGACGTAGTTGTCGAACCACGAGTCGATGATCAACGCCTTCAGCGGCGCGGCGGGATCGCCTTCGGGCGGCGGCACGCGGCGCACGACAGTCTCGAGCACATCCTCGATGCCCAGCCCGGTTTTTGCCGAACACAGCACCGCCTCGGACGCGTCGACGCCAATGACGTCCTCGATCTCCTGGCGCGCGTTGTCGGGATCCGCCGCGGGCAGGTCGATCTTGTTCAGGACCGGAACAACCTCGACGTTCTGCTCGATCGCCGTGTAGCAGTTCGCGACCGTCTGCGCCTCCACGCCTTGCGACGCATCGACCACGAGGAGTGCCCCCTCGCAGGCCGACAGCGAACGGCTCACCTCATAGGAGAAGTCGACGTGTCCCGGAGTGTCGATCAGGTTGAGGTTATAGACTTGGCCATCCTTCGCCTTGTACTGCAGGGCGGCGGTCTGCGCCTTGATCGTGATCCCGCGCTCGCGCTCGAGGTCCATCGAATCGAGCACCTGCTCCTCCATCTCGCGATCGGATAGTCCGCCGCAATAGTGGATGAGGCGATCAGCCAGCGTAGACTTGCCGTGATCGATGTGGGCGATGATGGAGAAATTTCGGATGTGTTGCATGCGCCAACAAAAGAAAGGTGCCTCGCGGCACCCAATAAGTATCGGTTGAATCGGCTAAACGGCGGATTCTAGCGGAAAACGCCCGCAATAGGCACGGATCGCGCCCTCGTCCAGATGGTAATGACACAGCTCTGTGTCGCCGGCAAGGACGATGGGAACCAGTTCATCCCATTTGGCTTCAAGCGCCGGATCCGCATCGACGTCAAGAATGCGCACGCGCCATCCGAGTTCGGCAGCAAGCGGCAGCAGGCGATCGACAAGTTCATGGCACAGGTGGCACCACTCGCGGCTCATCACGGTCAATTCGCGCACCACGCTCAATCTCCCGCCCTCAGCGTCACGTAGCTCGTTCCGGAACCGCGATGCACCAGCAGCGTGACCAACTGGCCGTCCTTGATGTCGGCCGCCAGGCGCGTAAAGCCGTCCACCGTCTTCAGCGCGACCTGACGTCCACTGGACACCATCGCGAGCACGATGTCCCCGACCTGCAGGTCGGCGCGTGCTGCAGCCCCCTGCGCCCGCTCGATAACCAGCCCGTGCTCCACATTGCGTTCACGCTTCTGCGCCGGGGTCGGCAATCCGAGCACCAGCCCGAGCTTATTGGAAGCTGGCTGGGCGCGCTCGCTTCGACGCGAGCGCGGAGCACCTTCGTCAGCCCATTCGCCGACCATGATGCCGACCTCGCGAAGCACACCCGCGCGGTACAGCGACAGGCTAACCTGAGCCCCGGGGCGGCTCGACGACACGATCCGTGGCAGGTCGCTAGACTCATCGACCGCCTTGCCGGCGAAACGCACGATCACGTCACCCTGTTGGATGCCCGCCCGCGCAGCCGGACCTTCGGGTTCGACGGCACTCACGAGTGCTCCTTCAGCACGCGGCAGCGCGAAAGACTCCGCGAGCGAGCGCGTGACTTCCTGGATTGCAACGCCGATGCGTCCGCGCTGCACCCGTCCGCTGGCCTTGAGCTGCGCCTGGATCTCCATCGCGAGGTTGATCGGGATCGCAAAAGACAGCCCCATGAAACCACCGGTCTGGCTGTATATCTGCGAGTTGATTCCGACCACTTCGCCCTTCAGGTTGAAAAGCGGCCCCCCCGAGTTGCCCGGATTGATCGCGACGTCCGTCTGGATGAAGGGCACGAAGTTCTCATCCGGAAGGCTGCGGCCCTTCGCGCTGACGATGCCGGCGGTCACCGAATGATCGAACCCGAAGGGCGATCCGATCGCGACGACCCATTCGCCGACCTGCAGCTTTTCCGGATCGCCAATCGCAAGGCGCGGCAAGTCCGTCGCATCAATCTTGATCAGCGCAACGTCGGAGCGCGCATCCGCCCCCACCACCCTTGCCCGGAACTCACGCTTGTCTACCAGGCGGACGATAATCTCCTCTGCGCCCTCGACGACATGCGCATTGGTGAGAATATAACCGTCGGCGCTCACGATGAACCCGGAGCCGAGCGACTTGTTGTCAGGGTCGATGCGAGGATGCTCGGGCTTGCGCGGAACGAAGCGCCGAAAGAAATCGAACATCGGATCATCCGGCGAGAGTTGGGGAAAGCCGGGCCCCGCGCCCTTGCCCGCCTGGGCAGCGCTGATGTTCACCACGGCCGCACCATGTCGCTGCACGATCTGCGTGAAATCGGGCAAAGCGATCACGCCGCCCGCGGCATATGCGGAGGTGACCGCAAACGCGCACGACAGCGCAAAGACAATCGCGCGCAGCAGACGTCCGAGGTTCATCCCTCCTGCGCCCCTGCCACACCACATCCTGCGCTCCCGCGCACCATCTCGATCTCGAAGCCGTGTCGCACGGTGCGGCTACGGAACACCATATGATTGACCCCGAGCGCAACAGCAAGACCGGCCAGCCCGCCCACCGCCGTGCTCAGGTCCTGAGCACCGAAGTCGGCCAATGCGCTACCCAGCGCGGCGCCGATCAGCAGCAGTGCGACGGACAGGCCGTAGCCCAGCAGCGCACCCCGCAACGGCGCACCATCGTGCATCCGCAGGCACACCAGCTCGCCCGGCCGGACATCGATCGAGTTCGGCACCGCGAACACTTCATTCGGCGCCTTCAACGCATACGCGATTCCCGTCGAACGGCAGCCGCCCGGC
This genomic interval carries:
- a CDS encoding SoxR reducing system RseC family protein, translated to MNEAQGIVDRVEGGRAWVRLTERAGGCGRCDEPGGCRSTGIAYALKAPNEVFAVPNSIDVRPGELVCLRMHDGAPLRGALLGYGLSVALLLIGAALGSALADFGAQDLSTAVGGLAGLAVALGVNHMVFRSRTVRHGFEIEMVRGSAGCGVAGAQEG
- the era gene encoding GTPase Era, which translates into the protein MNENIGPESGPAAAPEGFRTGFVAIVGRPNVGKSTLLNRLIGQKISIVSRKAQTTRHRVTGILTNDEAQFVFVDTPGFQTKHRNALNRSMNRTVSQVLADVDLVLFVIEAGRFGEDDRKVVEVLPKEGNVVLVINKVDRLADKTQLLPFIARVKDAFPFTEIVPLSAERGTNVEQLLRAVTPLLPEGAPMYGEDEVTDRSERFLAAEFLREKLFRLLGDELPYGIAVEIEKFETEGNLRRIHAAVVVDRASHKAIVIGKGGEQLKRIASEARVELEQLFDGKVFLEVWVKVKSGWADDERALKSLGYE
- a CDS encoding Do family serine endopeptidase yields the protein MNLGRLLRAIVFALSCAFAVTSAYAAGGVIALPDFTQIVQRHGAAVVNISAAQAGKGAGPGFPQLSPDDPMFDFFRRFVPRKPEHPRIDPDNKSLGSGFIVSADGYILTNAHVVEGAEEIIVRLVDKREFRARVVGADARSDVALIKIDATDLPRLAIGDPEKLQVGEWVVAIGSPFGFDHSVTAGIVSAKGRSLPDENFVPFIQTDVAINPGNSGGPLFNLKGEVVGINSQIYSQTGGFMGLSFAIPINLAMEIQAQLKASGRVQRGRIGVAIQEVTRSLAESFALPRAEGALVSAVEPEGPAARAGIQQGDVIVRFAGKAVDESSDLPRIVSSSRPGAQVSLSLYRAGVLREVGIMVGEWADEGAPRSRRSERAQPASNKLGLVLGLPTPAQKRERNVEHGLVIERAQGAAARADLQVGDIVLAMVSSGRQVALKTVDGFTRLAADIKDGQLVTLLVHRGSGTSYVTLRAGD
- the lepB gene encoding signal peptidase I codes for the protein MNFALVLFLLLVATAILWVIDRFYAKKRRAPGAPAPWWVEYGASFFPVILIVFGLRSFIVEPFKIPSGSMIPTLLVGDFILVNKWTYGIRLPVINKKIIEVNNPKRGDVMVFRYPADPSMDYIKRVVGLPGDRIEYIDKRLRINGEAVPITAQDDYLHPDRLYYSPRFQEKLGAVEHSVLIERDVPPFVPQVLDYPHRENCTYTTSGVRCTVPEGHYFVMGDNRDASSDSRVWGFVPDENIVGRAFFIWFNFNDMKRIGGFH
- a CDS encoding DUF4845 domain-containing protein; its protein translation is MRMMKWQRGMSPISVLVVGGLLGFVLLIGFRAVPAVNEYFAIQRIIKLVADEGDGGASIADMRRSFERRGQIDDVVTVTGADLDIRKDGGKVVIDVEYSRQVPVVANVSLLIDFKATTIGR
- a CDS encoding glutaredoxin family protein — protein: MSREWCHLCHELVDRLLPLAAELGWRVRILDVDADPALEAKWDELVPIVLAGDTELCHYHLDEGAIRAYCGRFPLESAV
- the rnc gene encoding ribonuclease III, with product MAVNLDRFQRGIGHQFGNRALLEQALTHRSFGQPNNERLEFLGDSILNCVVAIALFERFGELREGEMSRLRASLVCQDGLHRIARALELGEYLRLGEGEMKSGGFRRPSILADAMEATFAAVFLDQGFDAAKAVIDRLYAPLIAEIDPRVAAKDPKTALQEYLQGRRLALPTYTTVKVHGEAHAQEFEVTCEVNALKIRTTGRGASRRAAEQQSAENALAQLRKS
- the lepA gene encoding translation elongation factor 4, coding for MQHIRNFSIIAHIDHGKSTLADRLIHYCGGLSDREMEEQVLDSMDLERERGITIKAQTAALQYKAKDGQVYNLNLIDTPGHVDFSYEVSRSLSACEGALLVVDASQGVEAQTVANCYTAIEQNVEVVPVLNKIDLPAADPDNARQEIEDVIGVDASEAVLCSAKTGLGIEDVLETVVRRVPPPEGDPAAPLKALIIDSWFDNYVGVVMLVRVVDGVLRPKDRILLMATGAQYPCDQVGVFTPRSVARTELSAGEVGFIIAGIKELQAAKVGDTVTLASRPAAEPLPGFKEIKPQVFAGLYPVESSEYDQLRDSLEKLRLNDASLQFEPEVSQALGFGFRCGFLGLLHMDIVQERLEREFDMNLITTAPTVVYEVVMNSGEVIHVENPSKLPDLSKVAEIREPIITATIFMPQEYVGPVITLCNLKRGVQVDMRYHGRQVQLIYDLPMNEVVMDFFDKLKSVSRGYASLDYEFKEYRAADLVKLDMMVGGEKVDALSVIVHRASAQYRGREVAAKLRSLIPRQMFDVAVQAAIGSHIIARETIKALRKNVLAKCYGGDISRKKKLLEKQKEGKKRMKQVGNVEIPQEAFLSVLRVDEGK